GCCGTGCGCGATCATGTTGAACTCGGTGAGATGGCTGCCGGACTGGATTTTGCCGCAGCGGTGAAATTAACTGGTGCGCGTTTTGTTGTGATGAAGGGACAGATTGCTCGTCTGCATCGTGCGCTTTCCCAGTTCATGTTGGATTTGCATACACAGCAGCATGGCTATCAGGAAGCGTATGTTCCTTATCTGGTAAACCACGCCACGTTATACGGTACGGGGCAGTTGCCTAAGTTTGGTGAGGATCTATTCCACACTAATCCGTTAAGCGAAGAAGCAGAAAGCAGCCAATATGCGCTGATCCCAACGGCTGAAGTTCCGCTGACTAATCTGGTGCGTGACGAGATTCTTGATGAAGAATCCTTGCCATTGAAAATGACCGCACACACGCCGTGTTTCCGCTCTGAAGCGGGGTCGTATGGCCGCGATACGCGTGGATTGATCCGTATGCACCAGTTTGACAAAGTTGAATTGGTGCAAATCGTCCGCCCTGAAGATTCTATGCGGGCGTTGGAAGAATTAACGACCCATGCTGAAACGGTGCTGCAACTGCTGAAATTGCCTTACCGCAAAGTGTTGCTGTGCACAGGGGATATGGGTTTTGGTTCCACCAAAACTTACGATTTGGAAGTTTGGCTGCCAGCGCAGGACACGTACCGTGAAATCTCTTCCTGCTCAAACATGTGGGATTTCCAGGCGCGTCGTATGCAGGCGCGCTGCCGCAGTAAGTCCGATAAGAAGACCCGTCTGGTTCACACGTTGAACGGTTCGGGACTGGCAGTTGGTCGTACACTGGTGGCGGTTTTGGAAAACTACCAGCAGGCCGATGGCCGTATTGAGATTCCTGAAGTGCTGCGTCCTTATATGGGCGGGCTGGAATTTATTGGTTAACCTCTGTTATCAGAATAAAGCGCCTCAGGGCGCTTTTTTTACGTCATCCGTTCGGTAATATTTTTTTATCGTAAAAATAATTTATCTATCCCATATCGCTTTTGTTATTTAATTTTTAAGCTAAAAATATTTTAAAATCAGATAAATAGTAGCCTTCTGTTTTCAAAGCTATGACCCTTTCTATGAGTGTTGATTAATTCTTTCAATCTATAATTTAAGAAAGAACTTTTCGCACTTTTTGCCCGGATTGACTTTTATATGCACAGTGGCATGATGCGCTCACTCTTCTCCCGTTGTTTGGTTATCCACTTCGCTATGTCTGCTTATTCCCCCCCAGTGCTGCTATTGCTCT
The window above is part of the Pectobacterium araliae genome. Proteins encoded here:
- the serS gene encoding serine--tRNA ligase yields the protein MLDPNLLRNELDAVAEKLLARRGFKLDVDTLRKQEERRKVLQVETENLQAVRNSRSKEIGAAKARGEDIEPLRREVNTLGEKLDAAKAELDQLQNEIRDLALTIPNLPDDSVPLGKDDSQNQEVTRWGEPRKYDFAVRDHVELGEMAAGLDFAAAVKLTGARFVVMKGQIARLHRALSQFMLDLHTQQHGYQEAYVPYLVNHATLYGTGQLPKFGEDLFHTNPLSEEAESSQYALIPTAEVPLTNLVRDEILDEESLPLKMTAHTPCFRSEAGSYGRDTRGLIRMHQFDKVELVQIVRPEDSMRALEELTTHAETVLQLLKLPYRKVLLCTGDMGFGSTKTYDLEVWLPAQDTYREISSCSNMWDFQARRMQARCRSKSDKKTRLVHTLNGSGLAVGRTLVAVLENYQQADGRIEIPEVLRPYMGGLEFIG